The following nucleotide sequence is from Pseudoliparis swirei isolate HS2019 ecotype Mariana Trench chromosome 7, NWPU_hadal_v1, whole genome shotgun sequence.
CCATGTTATCAAAAAGTTACATATTTACCGATCCAACACAATGCTAATCATTAATTTGGTTGTGTTACTCTCCAACTGTCCAATCTAAGATCAATATTAACTTCCTTtttgctctgtttttggtctccaccaaccaACTCCTGAGTGAAATATATCTTTAGTTGCTGCACCGTGTTCGTTAGCTTGTTGCTAACTACGTCTGTCCGTACAGTGGGCTTTAAAGAGCTTTTTCACTTCAAAAAATGTCTGCCAATTGAGAGCAAAATGACAGCAGAGAGCCGTGAGAATGAACCAAAACAGATGTGAGCTGAAAGAAGCTCCAGCGATCACTCTGTAAAGCTGAGGAACGCTGCCGATTCAAGCGATAACTCTTTGAGTTCGTCCCATTATGGagagtacttgagtaaatggaCTTCATTAATTTCCACCGCTGGTAACAAATGAGTTTTGGTGAATAGAAAATGGAATACTGCACAATTTAAATGCTTTATGCAGGTTTCTGATCACTACTGATGTCCAAGGACTTTTTGTAGCAACAGCGGAAGGAAGGAAACTGTGGCAACAAAGCTACAGGAATTACCAATGTTGACAATTAACTGGTAACCCTTCATATAGCTCTCGGGAATAAAAAATCAATCCTGCTGCAAAAACGCATTCCTTCACAAACTTCAGCCGTACCATTTGCAGCAGAAGTACAGCGTTCCGGCCAGACCTATAATCAGCAGAGCCACACAGAAAATGGTGACTATTAGCTGCTCTTCTCCCATTGGCTGAACGACGAGCTCCGGGTTGCTGCACCTGGGGCCGAAGAAGCCCCTCTCACACCTGCAACACGCAGAGACAAAGAGTCACGCATGATAACACGGGATGGTTaaagcgcgcgcacacacacacaccaacacacacacgatcgTACTTGCAGTGGTGTTCATTGATGTCCACCAGCAGCAGGCACTGGCCGTGGTTCAAGCAGTAGGTGTCAAAcgtgctgtcgcagttctgtgcgGAGTGCTTCACCACACGAGGGCGCTCTCCTCCCTGCCCTGAAAACCGCAGCAGGCcagcttttttttaatcacaactCTGCATGCGAGGCTTGCAGAATCACAAGCATCTTTCGTTATTCATTATTTGTTCATGAAAGCAATTTTTATTTCAGTCGAACTTGATTGCTGCAGAATTTGTCTTATAATACCTTATAGTTAAGTCAATGTGTTGGGAGTTTTGAACTGTTGCTAGGCGGATATCGTTTTACAGATCAAAATCTTCTAAGAAAATAAGTAATGAGTTAAATTAAAATTACATATATCAGAGAAAAGCGGCAAATCCTCACATTGGAGGATATTATGCCTGCAGATCTTCGTTACATTACCTTGTTAAATGTCTCAAAATAGTTACCTAACTTTTCAGTGAATCGTTCAGCTCTACTTTCATAACTCCTCACAAGTTTCAGGTTTTTTTCGATTTACAAGTTTATGATTTTTCAAATCCAAAGTGCAGATTGCAAGTGTTGTATCTATCGTTGTCGAGAGAATAACATCCCATACAGTGTGAGATCACCTCCAGTTGTCCAAATGCAATACAATACTATAGGAAGTACGTGTTTGCACTTATATTTCAAAGTACGATACATTATTATACTTCAGATAAAGTGATGTGCGGTTGAATACCTGCCGATAGAGAGGCGCTGTCCACAGTCTgcaggctggaggaggagacgctcctGGTGAGAACGTTCGGCCAGAGCAGCATGACACCTGTTGAACACAACACACTGCTTCATGGTGGTTCTAGTTTAACTAGCACTGTGATGACCCTTGAACTCTCTTTGGGGAGACGGACCGATCACTTAAACACTTTTTCGACATTTTGATAAACAcaccttgttttgttttttttacttctgaATTTTGACATCACAAGCGATGTGTTGTTACCACAGGCTGTGAATACGAAGTGAACAAAAACCCTGTGACGTCACATATTGGTTTGTGGGTGTATCGAAGCCTTGAGTTTGGCCTTTTCGCCATCTTGGTCTTTAGGGCCATTGTGGGATTGTTTCTTTGCAGCCAGAAGTGACACGAGAGGGCGGAGCTAAGTACAGCAGAACGCTGAATAAAACAACTCCCAGATCGGACAACGTCGTCGTagaagacctgtcaatcacaaggtagccccgcccttaaGCATACCATGCGTTTTgatctgtttgactctaaatggaccgtAATGTACTAAatcaacatcatgctgtattgaagaagacttgaaacaagAGATTTACACGATCAAATCAtgattacaatgtttactgagggaataaatcaagagagaagtagagttgttttctcatagacttctatacaatctcaCTTCTTTTTGAAACCAGAGGAATcgctccccctgctggtcagcagAGATAATGCAAGTTTAAAGACTCATCTGCATTGGCTTCAGTTTGTAAACCAGGAAGCTGCCGCCCGCTATTTATTCAAGTTGAGGATAACCTTAAAATTCATAacttaaatttttttccccatgtgACCTAATTCCACTTGTCATTAAGGTGCAACTGTCATTTTGACATGacaatattatttaattaaagatATTTACTACAACGGACAATTTTAATTGCTGAATGCTGATAGTGTTTTGCTGAGACATCAGCACACTGGCACTACGAGTTATTTGGTGGGAAACGTCAGATTCTCTGCCAAAAACCATGTCAACTACAGGACGTCAAGCAGTGTGGCTCGTGGGGCTTGTATCAGCCTGCACAACTTTATATTCATTTGCAGACGCCCACATTCCTGCAGACTGGAGAGTCAGCCTGCACAACTTTATATTCATTTGCAGACGCCCACATTCCTgcagactggagagagagagagagagagagaaaccaggaCACATGAACCTGAAGCCAAGATGTGTCTTAAGCTGGTTATACTCGCTAAGCGCGTCAAAATGACGGTTTCAGtcggttgttctggctgcagatATATTTCCCTCTGTGTCTCTAGCGAGAGGACTCATTCCGGTCGTTGGGTGTCTTTGACGTGGCTGCATTGATTAAAGTACATAGTGCACGTGATCCGGAAGTATTGACAAAGCAACTTCTTTTATGTTAATTATATCGCCGTCTAATCAGTCCAATTATATCATTAGTCACTGACTCACTGTGATCTGCCAACGGGATCCCGATACTCATCCAACCTCCTCTAATAACTGTCATTTGGATTGGAATGACAACTGGCAGGTTCACACAAAGACGAAGAAATGCTGGTTCATAAAATCAAAGTAAAGTAGAGCAGGGCCACAACAGGCTGGCTCTATatgaccccccacacacacatatatatatcgatatatatatcgatatatatatacatttattttcttcttttttatcttaATTCTGATgtcaaattataaaaaatgtcacatacacacaacaacaaaaaagattagAGAAAAGTCcaaaacataaatacaaatgtacGCAGCAAGagatttgtttatcttttttccTATCCTATTATCCATCTTGTGACCCCTAAGATGTCATCTTGTGAACCTTTGGAGGGGCCCGACCTTTAGGTTGGGAACCACCAGAGTAAACCACCAAACTGTGAAGGATCTTAAACTAGCTCAACCTCCACCAGCTACGACTGCGTTGGTGCATCATCGTTAAGAATCGAATAATGTCATAATATCAGAAGGAGTACTTTTACCTCTGTACTTAGTGGGATTTAAAAAGCAGACCTTTCACTGGTAATGGTGTCTACTGGTGTGCTCATCAGTTTACACAAGCTAGAGTGTTATATGACTCTTTACAGATAAGTTAATTACAGATTTAATCAGATTGCATGCACGTGCTTCTAAACAATAAATCCTCCTGGTCTAATTGCCAGCATCTCTCCCCGTCCCTCGGGCTCCGAGCATCATCGCAGGTACGTCCTTCGTCAAGTCATTTCTGTTGTTACTCATGTGAAGTGATGAAACCGGCCTTGTATGATAGAAGAGAAAATGTGATCCTTTACTGAGGAAAAACCTCATATAATATACTCATAAAGCAAAATGCACCATAGGTTCAACCgtaaaacaatgtaaatgttAATTAAATTGATGGGATTTAATTTGCATTTCAATTCAAACCAATGGCGTCATATTGTTACGTTATTTTAATGCTTTACGTCCCTATATAGGATTTGATGGAAGGGATATGAAAGTATTCCTTATTATACACTTTGGAGAAGTGTCACGCACAGCAAGATGGACCCTGATGAACATTAGCAGGTTATTTATCAGCGTAATTATTTATTACCATTTAATATACCTGCTTGATGTCGCTTTAAAACACCTTTTATCAgctcatgtgttgtgtgtcttgtaACTGCTTTCTACAACATTTtgtgtaaaaagaaaagtatttcAAGAGTAGAAGAGAATAGAATAGTGTGATGgaatagtttgtttgttttaaaccgCGGTTTTGCAACTTATACTTGAGCAAAGGATCCGAGTACTTCTTCCAGTCACCGTAATACACAGTTGCGTAAAAGTACTCAAGTACTCAGCTCCGTTACTCGAGTAACGCCTCAAACGCAACACCATTGGATCAAGTGGTGCATTCACTGTAGCTCGTTAAGCTGGAGGTCATCGGAGGCGCTGGGTCCAGCGGTGTGACTACGAAGTCGCGTTAAACACGCAGCTGACTGCGGCGCGAAGCAGGACGTTTCCTTTCGCTTAGCTTTCCATCAGTGGCCCTGAAAAGACTTTTGCTTTCACGCGACCTTTCGTTGTTGTAGCGAACCTGAACTAACGAAGAACCGACACAACTCACCGATGAGCGCGAGCAGCGCCGGCGGTTTGTTGTTCCCCATTTCACAGACAACAGGCTCGCGGGGCGCGCGCGGGTCAGCAGAAGTCCTCTGGTTCACCGGCGCTTCCGATTTGTCCAAAAATAACAAATGAATGCTTAGGTGAAAGGAGATCAGGTGACTCCTCTCCTGGCACGCAGTCAAACTGGAGCCAATAGGACTGCCGGCGGGGTGTGGTGCCGCTGCACTTCAAAACACTTCAGACGCCAAAGTAAAAAAGACCCTGAAGGCACCGTATtcaccaaaacaataaacccgaAGAGGAGATATTTCATGCAATCCTCCAGTCTCTGACTGTCCTCTTTAACTCAATGGTTACTAAATTGTGATTTTTATGATCACGACTTTATGAGTAgggagatgccactgttttaCCAGGTTCACCAGTGCAATGATGACCAGTACGACCAGTCTGATCTGCTGGCCACTGGAGatgaagtgccttgctcaaggttTGTAGGCTACTGCTCTTTCAATTCTATTGcctcattttaaaatgatctaATCTCCTGAGAAATACGTTGTATATATGCAATGTATACATGTTGTGATTTATTGCTTTTAGAAGGTTACAGTCTATGGATACACCACATTAGCAGTTGTCTTCATAATGTATTTGACCCCTATTGGGTCACAAGGGTATCACTGTTAATCGTATTGttcatttattcatacattttattttacacaatGGTGCCACAACAAAGAAAATGCTTGAGCCTCCCAATTAGATAAAAACCTTCAGTATAACAAGTTaataattatgtgtgtgtgtgtgtttgctcaatGCTAACCCACAAAAAAGTCAACGACACATATACATTTTTAGAGATTTATtacaagattttaaaaaacatgtttaataagTTAATTGCTATATtacaataaatattaatatttgttctCCCTCATACTTTACAGGAAAATGAAGTCATATCTGTTGAACATAAATAGAAGTTTAGTCTTTCAATCAAATGACATTAAATTATGAATGGTTGTCATTTTTACACACATTAAAAAGTCCCAAAAAGAAAGTCCAGTCTCTGTACAGtgtgataatttatgttttccaatgatgatgatgaccagATGGTGGGGCGGTCACACCGACAACTCGGACAGTGTTAACTTTTTAAACGTCGCTGAATTCATACACCTGCAGGAAGGAAAGAAATCACACCAATTAGAAAGTGAAGTTGTTGATACTATCCTTTTCCTACTCTATTTTTATGCAGGTCTGTACGGAGAAGACCCCCAGGTACTCGCCTCCGGTGGACGAGGCAGTAAACGATGAAGgccaggacgatgacgagcagGGCCACCCCGAAGGTGATGCCGATGAGTTGCTCTAACTCGGGCAGAGTGTATGAGCGGGCGTTCCAGAACAGGCACCGATGCCCGTTGTAGGAGGGCGTGCAGCTGCGAAGTTACACCGAAAAATATGTGAGCACATTCCAAAGCCGAACGCGAACCAACAAGCGCATGTggatgtgtcatgtgtgtgtgtgtggggggggggggggggggggcttacatGCACGCGGGTTGGTCGCTGTCTTGGGGGTACATGCACTCGCCCCCGTTTTCACAGAAATGTTTGTGTTCACTCCGGCACGATCTGTGTGAGGGCAAAACCGGAGGTACCTCCATActgcctgcagagagagagagcaagagagagacagagagagagaaagaaagaaagagagagagagacagagttcaTAATCAGGTATCAACTTTTGAACACAAACCTATGGGGGCCCATTTGTGGCACTAAGCGACTAACGAACTGAAAATTAATCAATTAAGAAACATGATggaacaatatttttttatttaaacttaatgaataggaaaaacaaaactttattGATTTGTTTCATGAAAATTagagtatattttaaataagtgagtgatatttaaataattttctctGGTCACATATTGCTGTAAAGTGATCTATCATTTGATGGATTAATGAATGGATCCATCTATTAATTGTAACCacttatacatataatatatacatataaatagtatacatatattttatatacagagGGAGGTGGGGTATAGTGCgcaatttacattttaaaaataaatttcaaGATGAAAATACGTCACTATTTTGAATTGTGGAGCTCTGTAATCGTCGGTGATAAAATATAACTGCCACTTACCGTTGACGAGCCGTGTGGTCGCCGACAGAGCAGGAGTCTCTGCGGTCGGGAGGCTGTTGGTCGGCATAGCAGACTGTCCTGTTGTGGTCAGGAGCAGCAGCGCTGCCATCGCTGAGAGGAGAGCTGCAACACATGGAGGGaaataagatttattttttataaaagctGCGATTCTTTCGAACCCTCACTCCCAAAaccgaaaaaaaacaaaaagattgcCTGTGATTTGGGATAACACTTTTCCCTTTTCTAGCTTTATAGAAGGGGCTGGATCACCAAAACACCacattgtattgttttttttctataaGCAAGGCCATTTCAGctcatttaaacaaataaataaatcatttcaAATGTGACACCGGAGAATAAATTAGAAACGCACCTTTCTCTGCGTGCGCCAGTCTTTGAGTAAACATGCTGTCGTCTGCCGGTGTGAAGTGTCACGTTCTCCAACTCCTTCTGTGATCGCCAACAAGCGTCTGCTGATTTTATACCCGACCACTAAAAGTGTCAGGCAATGAAGCAAAgatttgtttccttctttttttccctgcaTGCAGAGGCAAAGCCTAAACCGgtttgatgatgatggtggtcgaGGTATGTGCCATTGCCCGGAAGCTCTTTTCTTGTGGATTTGTCTTTGGACGTGTTTTTGAACCCACGCAATCTCTTGGCAGACAATAGTTTGACTAAAATGCCTCAGAGGTTGTCACATTGATGATTACAGGTGTTGTGAAAGCCTTAAATTCTTCACGCAGGGGTgatgaagaaaaaatatttcatttggCAGCCTCTAATAATCTTTTTTATGAAGAGAGGCTGATTAGACGATCCGGCTGTAAAGAAGCATTCTTAACCGTTTGGTTTGTAACTTTCTAGCTACATTTATTGGTCCGTTCTCACCTTCACAGATCAACAGCTGGCCAAACGCCAGAGTCAAACAATGAACTCCTCACAGAAACAGAGTTCGAGTAGAACTCTCCACACTCAAACCAAAGAAGCGGGATTGTCCGGGCGGctgcctttttttgtgtgcgccGTTGCAATTGTAGCGTAGTAGGCAAGTCGCTGGCTCGCCAAGCTCTGAGGTTTCTGCAGTGGCGGCTCAAACCGTACACCAACTAGCGGGCATCTGGCTAGTTACACCATGCTTTAATGCTACACAAACAGCTGGCTAGTTACACCATGCTTTCATGCTACACAAACAGCTGGCTAGTTACACCATGCTTTCATGCTACACAAACAGCTGGCTAGTTACACCATGCTTTCATGCTACACAAACAGCTGGCTAGTTACGCCATGCTTTAATGCTACACAAACAGCTGGCTAGTTACACCATGCTTTAATGCTACACAAACAGCTGGCTAGTTACGCCATGCT
It contains:
- the LOC130196905 gene encoding proepiregulin-like isoform X2; amino-acid sequence: MGNNKPPALLALIGVMLLWPNVLTRSVSSSSLQTVDSASLSAGQGGERPRVVKHSAQNCDSTFDTYCLNHGQCLLLVDINEHHCKCERGFFGPRCSNPELVVQPMGEEQLIVTIFCVALLIIGLAGTLYFCCKWYKKNKFPHQQTRQGYKGVQTA
- the LOC130196905 gene encoding proepiregulin-like isoform X1, which produces MGNNKPPALLALIGVMLLWPNVLTRSVSSSSLQTVDSASLSAAGLLRFSGQGGERPRVVKHSAQNCDSTFDTYCLNHGQCLLLVDINEHHCKCERGFFGPRCSNPELVVQPMGEEQLIVTIFCVALLIIGLAGTLYFCCKWYKKNKFPHQQTRQGYKGVQTA
- the epgn gene encoding epigen — encoded protein: MFTQRLAHAEKALLSAMAALLLLTTTGQSAMPTNSLPTAETPALSATTRLVNGSMEVPPVLPSHRSCRSEHKHFCENGGECMYPQDSDQPACICTPSYNGHRCLFWNARSYTLPELEQLIGITFGVALLVIVLAFIVYCLVHRRCMNSATFKKLTLSELSV